One window of the Salvia splendens isolate huo1 chromosome 1, SspV2, whole genome shotgun sequence genome contains the following:
- the LOC121746177 gene encoding ferredoxin-thioredoxin reductase, variable chain-like, translating into MTASTAFFSSILNIPTSKISNSHLSFNHIQKKQSFFAPSIPISIGDGSPSSCNSTAISNSLTLDHDEEVKRAESILGSKVRVKVPLKVYHVPKVPELDLTGRVGLLKQYVGVHKGKRISANFPYKVEFVAEEISGRGGKPIKFLAHLREDEFEFLD; encoded by the coding sequence ATGACCGCCTCAACAGCCTTCTTCTCTTCAATTCTCAACATCCCCACTTCCAAGATCTCCAATTCCCATCTCAGTTTCAACCACATCCAAAAGAAGCAATCTTTCTTTGCTCCGTCAATCCCAATTTCGATTGGCGACGGCTCCCCGAGCTCCTGCAATTCAACCGCAATATCCAATTCATTGACTCTTGATCACGATGAGGAGGTGAAAAGGGCGGAGTCGATACTCGGGTCGAAAGTCCGGGTCAAGGTGCCCCTGAAAGTGTACCACGTGCCCAAGGTGCCCGAATTGGATCTCACGGGCCGGGTCGGGTTGCTCAAGCAGTACGTCGGGGTTCATAAGGGGAAGAGGATCTCTGCGAATTTTCCCTACAAGGTGGAATTTGTGGCGGAGGAGATTAGCGGCCGTGGCGGTAAGCCGATTAAATTCCTTGCGCATTTGAGGGAAGATGAGTTTGAGTTTCTCGATTGA